The DNA window TATCATATTATTCTTGATACCCTGGCAAGGGTTGATGAATATATTACCTGGGGTGAGTTGGGTGAAGCACAACGCAATTGGCTTGATGAAACCCTGAAAACCTACAATGATAAGCCGGTAATGCTGCATGGCCATCATTATCCTTGGCCGAACACACAAGATGATGGCAGTATTCGCGGACTCAAGGACTATGAGGAGCTGATAGAACTCACTCATGACCATAAACATGTCAAAGGCTATTATTTTGGGCATTCACACCGTTTGGACACCGATCCCTATGGTCGCGTGGATGTGGATACCAAAGGGCTGAATTTACTGAATGTTCCTACTAATGCCGGCCATGCTGGAAATCAGCCTGTCGGATACATACACGCACTTTATTACTCTGATAAAGCGGACTTTGAAATCGAGTGTATTGATACTAGTGAACAATGGCATGGAAATACCTTCTCCAAGACATATAGAAGTTAAAAAAGTGTCATAGTACTTAGCTCATTTATCCAGGGAGAAAGAAATACTGATGAATATTATAAAGGCGTTAATAGATTACGTGACTTAATTCAAGAAACATTGAATTAAATACAATATGACAAAAACAGCGTATGAGTTTGAAGGATTATGTGATATTTATTTGTAAAGCTGACGGCTCTTTCTTGTCATACCAAATAACACTGTATTTACATTGACTTATGCAAAAGATTGATAGGAGAAAATTTTTGGAGCTTACCTCAGTACTTTCAGGTACTGCTTTATTGGCAAATCAAATGCCATGGTTCGACATATTTAACACAAAAAGCAAGGCAAGTAATCGACCATCCGACACGGTTCGTATCGGATTTATTGGTACCGGTTCCAGAGGCAAAACACTTATAAAAAATGTTCAATCACTTAAGACCCATATGAACATTGAAATCCCTGCTGTTTGTGATGTATGGGAGCCACACCTTGATGAAGCAGTTGCTTTAACTGATGGTGCACAGGGATTCGAAGATTACAGGGAAATGCTTGACAAAGTCCCCATGGATGGGGTAATCATTGCTACACCTTTGCATGAGCATGCCCATCAGACTGTTCATTCCATGCAGAGCGGTTGTCATGTATTTTGTGAAAAAGCAATGGCCCGAACTCTGGATGATGTGAAATGGATGTACGATAGTCATTTAGAAGAAAATAAAATTCTTTTGATTGGTCATCAGCGACTGTTTAGTCCTGTTTATCTTAAAGCTTTAAAAGAAATAAATGAAGGAAAAATCGGGCCAATAACGATGCTTCGTGCCAATTGGCATCGCAATACTGAATGGTTGTTTTATGAAGTACCAGGTGGAAGAGGAACGGAGTTAGACCGGTTCAGAAATTGGCGTTTATATGACGAATATTCTGCAGGAATGTTGACCGAATTGGGATCCCATCATTTTCAAATAGCCAATTGGGTTCTGGGTCAGCAACCACTGAATGTAATGGGCCATGGCAGTATCAATTTTTTCAAAGATGGTCGAGAAGTTTGGGATAATTTTGCTTTAGTGTTTGAATATCCGGATGGCATCCATTTTGCATATGATTGTATTACAAGCAACCAGCATCACGGAATGCAATTTAATGTTCTGGGAAATGAGGGAACCATGTCGTTGGAAAACAATCTCAGGTATTCGGAAGAACCTCCCTCACCACCGGCGATTCAACAACTAATATCTGATATCCACTCTCGTATGTTTGATACGGTACCCATTGGTGGCGCAACCTGGGTTATAGAAGGTGAACAAACTGGAGGAGAATTTATATCAGATGAATGGGATTTAAATGAAACATTGCTCTACTTGGAAGGATTTATAGAGTTTATAAAAAAGGGCAAAGCACCGGAAAAACTAACTCTTGAAGGATATAATGCTTCTACCTGGACGTTACTTGCAGAAGAAGCTACTAAGACTGGCAGAAAAATTGAACTTCCGAAAAAATATCTTGTAACTGGTTAATAGAATGAATGATTTGATTATTAGGGCTAAAACATTAAAGAGGGAAGGGGTTATACTGATAATTCTTTTCGTTGTGTCTTTTTTAGTAAATCTCTATGCTGTCATCGCATTTGATGGTTCATACTTAGAGCTTTTTACCCAAATTGGATGGGTTTTAGTTATTACATTAGTTTTGTACTTAGTAATAGCATTGATTAGAACTGCTGTTTATTTCGGTACAATGATATTTATGTACTTTAAAAAATGATTATGTTATGAAGATTGATATAAGTGATAATAAAATAGAGTTGGGGGAGAAGTCTGCTTTAAAAGCATCTGAAAAAATCCGACAATCTATTGAGAAAAATAATACGGCTAACATAATTCTGGCAACAGGTGCCAGCCAGTTTGAGACATTAAAAAATTTAGTGAAGTCTGAAGGAATTGACTGGTCCTCTGTAAATATGTTTCATTTGGATGAATATGTCGGATTGGATATGTCCCATCCTGCAAGTTTTAGAAAATATTTAAAAGAAAGATTTGTAGATAAAGTAGCACCATTAAAAAGTGTCAATTTTATTAACGCAGACAATTGGGATGACCCACAAAAAGAGTGTGATCGTCTGAACCAGATAATAAAGGAACATCCCATCGATGTTGCACTTATAGGTATAGGTGAAAATGCTCATCTTGCATTTAATGATCCGCCGGCTGATTTTGACACCACAGATCCATACATAATTGTGGAACTGGATGAAGCGTGTCGCAATCAACAAATGAATGAGGGCTGGTTCAAAAATATTGAAGATGTTCCACGTAAAGCAATTAGCATGTCTATAAACCATATCTTGTTATCAGATGAAATTGTTTGTTCCGTTCCGGATGAAAGAAAGGCTCCGGCCGTAAAAAACTCATTCGAAAGAGAAATAACCAATCTTTATCCCGCATCAGTCTTGCAAAAGCATAATAATTGTACCGTTTTTCTGGATAGGGAGTCAGCATCTCTTCTTTCTGATTCTCAGCCATGATTTTTCAGGTATAAATTATATAAACCTCTCTTCCAATGAATATTCCGGGATTCGTTGATTTACAAGTAAACGGTTACAAAGGTATAGATTTTTCAAGTCCAGACCTAGATGAGGAGGATTTTTATCACGCTTGCAAGGAATTGATTAGTAATGGTACAGTGGTCTTTCTACCGACTATTATTACTTCATCACGTGATGTCTTTCAAAGAAACCTTGGCTTGATGGCTAATGTCATTAAGGATATCAATCTCAGGGATCATATCCCCGGATTCCACATTGAGGGCCCTTTTATTTCACCGGAAGATGGTGCACGGGGTGCTCATAATAAAGATTGGGTTTATCCACCAGATAAAAAATACCTCGATGATCTATTTAAATGGTCAGATGAGAAGATAAAAATGCTTACAATGGCGGCTGAATCCCCTGGTTCTGATGAGTTATGCCAATATGCAACAAGTCTTGGTATTACGATCTCACTGGGTCATCAAATGGCTGATGATGGTGATATGAAAAAACTCTCTGACGCCGGTGCTCAGGCTCTTACTCATTTGGGTAATGGAATACCAAGAGAAATTGATCGTCATCTAAACCCGTTATGGGCAGGTTTATCTAATGACAGATTGACAGCAATGATTATTGCTGATGGCCATCATCTTCCTGAATCCGTATTAAAAGTGATCATCAGAGGCAAAGGTATTTCCAATATTTGTGTGGTTAGTGATGCATCACCTATTGCTGGGCTAAAACCTGGTAAGTATAATACACTAGGTAATGATGTTGTCCTAGACGAAACAGGTAAATTATATAATCCAAGAACAGGTTATCTGGTGGGGTCTTCATATAATATGATACAGTGTGCTAATTATTTGTTATCCTGCGGAATAATGGCTATAGATAGCATTGTTGAAACAACGTTTTATAATCCTTTGAGACTGATTAATTTGGATCCAAAAGAGGTAAAGATGGCCCATAGGTCTTTTTTAAATGTAAAGTGTAAAATTGAATTGTAGTTATAAATAATTTTATAACTTTCCTTTTTAAAAATATGTGTATAATTCAATTAATTATGCAATAAACTCAAAAAAAATATAATAAAAAATGCATAGCTTTGACTGGATTGCAATCGCGTTATTTTTTCTGATAATGATCATAATTGGTGTTTGGTCATATTATAAAATATCTGATACAAAAGATTTCTTTGTGTCTGGCGGTAAACTGCCCTGGTGGTTGTCAGGTATCTCTCACCATGTCTCCGGTTACAGTGGTGCTGTCTTTGTAGCATACGCAGCAATTGCATATACGCATGGGTTTACTATTTACGTTTGGTGGGCGTTGACTATTACGGTGGCAATATTAGCTGGTTCTTTTCTTATTGCCCCAAGATGGTCACGGCTGCGATCGCGTTTGCACATACAGTCGCCAACAGAATATCTGAAGCAACGCTACAGCCTCCCAACACAACAATTAATGGCATGGTGTGGTGTAATATTAAAGTTGTTTGATGTTGGAGCCAAGTGGGCTGCCATTGCTATCCTTCTCAATGTGTTTACAGGGATACCCATTTTATATGGAATATTACTGGCTGGGGGTATTTCATTAATTTATATCACACTCGGTGGTCTATGGGCTGTAGTTTGGACAGATTTTGCACAGTTTGTAGTTCAGATTATTGCCGGAATTGTAATGTTTGTTGTTGTTTTAAATATCATGGATGGTGCCGCTACTGTATTTACACTTTGGGACCAACTGCCAGAGGATCACTCTCAACCGTTTAATTCGCCATATACCGCCGGTTTTGCTATGGCCTTTCTCTTTATTAATTTTCTGAGCTATAATGGGGGGCAGTGGAATCTAGCAACTCGATATATTTCTTCATCCTCTGGATCAGAAGCAAGAAAAGCAGCTCTGTTATCGGCTGTGTTGTATCTGGTTTGGCCACTGATACTCTTTTTCCCCATGTGGGCAGCCCCAATTTTAATTCCCGAAATGGAAGATCCCACTCAATCATATGCTTTGTTGACTATGGAGCTTCTTCCTCCAGGACTGGTTGGGCTCGTCATTGCGTCCATGTTTGCCAATACCATGTCTATGACATCATCGGATGCGAACACGATAACGGCAGTTATTACCCGGGATATTTTACCAAATCTTTCCAGGCGATTTCAAAATTTAAAAAGTGAAAGGTCGCTTTACATCGCCAGGGTTACAACTTTCACTTTCACATTGTTAACAGTAATAATTGCAATATACGCTGATGAGTTTGGTGGCGTTTTGGGATTAATTGTAATGTGGTTTGCTGCACTTCTTGGCCCAATTGCAGTTCCCATGATTTTAGGTCTTATACCACAATTTCGCTATTGCGGTTCGAAAGCTGCTATAATTTCAGTACTCGCGGGACTTGTTACCTTTGCTATTGTTCGCTTTCACAGTTATGATTTTACTGTTGCCGGAGAACTTGGAGCACCTATAGCTGCATCATTTATTATTTTTTCAATAATTGGGTTGATATCTTATTATAGAAAAGATAAAGTGTCAAAAGATGTCGATGACATTCTTGAAAGCGTAAAACTTGATGTGATTATTCCGCCGTTGTCAGACGACTCAGAGAAAAAAGTAGATGATAACTAAATTGACCCCTAACTTTTAAAAACTTAGCTCTTATGACACACTCAATAAATCGTCGCAAGTTTATTAAGATGACCGGTGCAGCCGGAGTTGGCTTGGGTTTAATGGGCAAAACGAGCGCTGGAATGGGCAGCGTTTCACCTAACAGTAAAGTTACTGTTGCCGTAATGGGTACATATTCACGAGGCAGTGCATTGGCGAACGGATTCGCCCAACACCCGAATTCTGATGTAGCATATATTTGTGATGTAGATGAAAAAGCGATAAAAAAAGGGCTTGATGCTGTAAAAGAAGGAGGTCAGGACCGAGAACCCAAAGGTGTCAAGGATTTCAGGGAAGCATTGGGAGATAACTCTGTGGATGCTCTTGTCATTGCTACACCTATTCATTGGCACACTCCTGCTTCAATTCTTGCATTGCAGGCTGGTAAACATGTCTATGTTGAAAAACCTTGCAGCCACAATATTCATGAGGGAGAACTTCTGGTGGCAGCAGCAAATAAATATGGACACGTAGTACAAATGGGCAACCAGCGCAGATCATGGCCTCTTGTTCGTGAAGGTATCGAACGTTTGAAAGAAGGTATCATCGGTGATGTCTATTTCGCTCGTTGCTGGTATGCTCAATCGCGTGGCTCCATGGGATATGGAAAAGTCGCATCGGTTCCGAATCATCTCGATTATGATCTTTGGCAGGGGCCTGCACCACGAAGAACCTATTTGGATAATCTTATCCACTATAACTGGCACTGGAGATGGCATTGGGGGGCAGGTGAATTATTGAATAATGGTGTGCATTTCCTTGATTTGGCTCGTTGGGGGCTCGGTGTTGATTATCCCATACGGGTTTCCTCGATGGGTGGCAGATATCATTTTAATGATGATCAGGAAACACCGGATACTCAGGTTGTCAACTATGATTTTGCTGAGGGTAAAACTGTGTCGTGGGAGGCACGAAGCTGTAACCCAAGAGGCATTGAAGGAGAAACTACCGGTGTTACATTTCATGGCACTGAAGGTACTATGCATCTCGGTAATAATAAGTACATTGTTTATGATTTTGATGATAATGTAGTTGTAGACTCTGAAGATGATAATGGTGACATTGATTTTACCGGTCCTGGATTTGATCTTGACGAAGATCATATAACTAACTTTACAGAATGTGTGCAGACCGGTGAAAAACCCGTGACTGATATTCGTGATGCAAATAAAAGTGTGCATATTTGTCACCTTGGAAATATCGCTTATCGTAAACAACGAATGCTTACAATTGCACCTCATAACGGGCGTATTGTTGGGGACGATGATGCGATGAAGCTTTGGCGAAGAGAATATGAACCTGGTTGGGAACCCTCAATTTAAATGACCATCACAGAGTATAAGTGGCATTAATGAGTTACTCAATCTTAATATGATTTATAAGTTTTCACCCCATTAAGCCATTCATATTCAACCTGGTTCTTATTTATTTGTTTTTAAACAAGGTTATCAAAAAAATCGGTTAACTCATAGTGACTAATGTATGGTAACTTAAATAAAAAAGGAATTTAAAAATGGCTAAATATAATCGAAGAAATTTTATTAAGTCTCTTGCCGCAGCTGGTATCGGTTCAAGTTTTATTGGCGGTTTTTCTGCTTTCGCAAAAGAGTCCAAAGTGCGAAAGAACACGTCAAAAATCGGCATCATTGGCTTGGATACCTCACATGCTGTTCATTTTACCAGATTTGTAAATGTTGAGGATGAAGGTACTGATTTCAAGGATTTCGACATAGTGGCGGCTTATCCTTATGGTAGCCGGAAAATCCCATCAAGTTATGAGAGAATTCCCGGATATATTGAAGATGTCTCAGAAATGGGTGTTGATGTCGTTGATTCAATTGAAGAGCTTCTGGATATGGTCGACTATGTATTACTGCTGACCAACGACGGTAATCCACGATATGAACAAGCCTTGCAAGTGATGGAAGCAGGTAAGACTATGTTCGTTGACAAACCTGTTGCCGCCAGCTTGAAAGATACTATCGCTATTATGGACGCATCTAGAGAGTATGATGTTCCCATATTTTCATCATCTGGTTTAAGATACGTTGAAACAACTCAATCTGTCCGAAATGATAATAAAGTGGGTAAAGTGCTGGGTGCTGACGCTTTCACTCCTTCTATAAGAGAAGAAACCCATCCAGATCTTTTTTGGTATGGTATACATGGTGTAGAGACTTTATTTACTGTGTTAAAAACCGGTTGTAAGCATGTAACTCGTAAAAGCAGCGAGCATACCGATATTGTTGTTGGTACGTGGGAAGATGAAGTTCTTGGTGTATTACGCGGCACAAGAGAAGGAAGCCGTGGGTACGGTGGAACAGCTTACGGAACAGATGATATACTGGTTCTTGGTGGTTTTACCGGCTACCATGGTTTAGTAAAACACTTTATTGATTTTTTCAAAACCGGGAATCCTCCTGTTAGCCTCGAAGAGACTTTGGAAATATACGCATTTATGGAAGCAGCTGATGAAAGCAAACGTCGTGGAGGTGATGCCGTGACTTTGGAAGAAGTAATTGATAAGGCGCGTAGCTGAGCTAATGAGGTAGGTTTGCTTTGGTTTCCAAAATGTATTCGTCCTACGAACCACGTGTTGACTTGAAGTTTTGAGGGTACATGAAAGCTTCCCCAGGAATGGGGGGGGCAGTATTATCGGAATATGCATCAGACACACTAGATGAAAAACTATCCGACCTTGACATTCTTGA is part of the Natronogracilivirga saccharolytica genome and encodes:
- a CDS encoding Gfo/Idh/MocA family protein, with the translated sequence MAKYNRRNFIKSLAAAGIGSSFIGGFSAFAKESKVRKNTSKIGIIGLDTSHAVHFTRFVNVEDEGTDFKDFDIVAAYPYGSRKIPSSYERIPGYIEDVSEMGVDVVDSIEELLDMVDYVLLLTNDGNPRYEQALQVMEAGKTMFVDKPVAASLKDTIAIMDASREYDVPIFSSSGLRYVETTQSVRNDNKVGKVLGADAFTPSIREETHPDLFWYGIHGVETLFTVLKTGCKHVTRKSSEHTDIVVGTWEDEVLGVLRGTREGSRGYGGTAYGTDDILVLGGFTGYHGLVKHFIDFFKTGNPPVSLEETLEIYAFMEAADESKRRGGDAVTLEEVIDKARS
- a CDS encoding sodium:solute symporter family protein, which produces MHSFDWIAIALFFLIMIIIGVWSYYKISDTKDFFVSGGKLPWWLSGISHHVSGYSGAVFVAYAAIAYTHGFTIYVWWALTITVAILAGSFLIAPRWSRLRSRLHIQSPTEYLKQRYSLPTQQLMAWCGVILKLFDVGAKWAAIAILLNVFTGIPILYGILLAGGISLIYITLGGLWAVVWTDFAQFVVQIIAGIVMFVVVLNIMDGAATVFTLWDQLPEDHSQPFNSPYTAGFAMAFLFINFLSYNGGQWNLATRYISSSSGSEARKAALLSAVLYLVWPLILFFPMWAAPILIPEMEDPTQSYALLTMELLPPGLVGLVIASMFANTMSMTSSDANTITAVITRDILPNLSRRFQNLKSERSLYIARVTTFTFTLLTVIIAIYADEFGGVLGLIVMWFAALLGPIAVPMILGLIPQFRYCGSKAAIISVLAGLVTFAIVRFHSYDFTVAGELGAPIAASFIIFSIIGLISYYRKDKVSKDVDDILESVKLDVIIPPLSDDSEKKVDDN
- a CDS encoding glucosamine-6-phosphate deaminase, which produces MKIDISDNKIELGEKSALKASEKIRQSIEKNNTANIILATGASQFETLKNLVKSEGIDWSSVNMFHLDEYVGLDMSHPASFRKYLKERFVDKVAPLKSVNFINADNWDDPQKECDRLNQIIKEHPIDVALIGIGENAHLAFNDPPADFDTTDPYIIVELDEACRNQQMNEGWFKNIEDVPRKAISMSINHILLSDEIVCSVPDERKAPAVKNSFEREITNLYPASVLQKHNNCTVFLDRESASLLSDSQP
- a CDS encoding N-acetylglucosamine-6-phosphate deacetylase, which gives rise to MNIPGFVDLQVNGYKGIDFSSPDLDEEDFYHACKELISNGTVVFLPTIITSSRDVFQRNLGLMANVIKDINLRDHIPGFHIEGPFISPEDGARGAHNKDWVYPPDKKYLDDLFKWSDEKIKMLTMAAESPGSDELCQYATSLGITISLGHQMADDGDMKKLSDAGAQALTHLGNGIPREIDRHLNPLWAGLSNDRLTAMIIADGHHLPESVLKVIIRGKGISNICVVSDASPIAGLKPGKYNTLGNDVVLDETGKLYNPRTGYLVGSSYNMIQCANYLLSCGIMAIDSIVETTFYNPLRLINLDPKEVKMAHRSFLNVKCKIEL
- a CDS encoding Gfo/Idh/MocA family protein; this translates as MTHSINRRKFIKMTGAAGVGLGLMGKTSAGMGSVSPNSKVTVAVMGTYSRGSALANGFAQHPNSDVAYICDVDEKAIKKGLDAVKEGGQDREPKGVKDFREALGDNSVDALVIATPIHWHTPASILALQAGKHVYVEKPCSHNIHEGELLVAAANKYGHVVQMGNQRRSWPLVREGIERLKEGIIGDVYFARCWYAQSRGSMGYGKVASVPNHLDYDLWQGPAPRRTYLDNLIHYNWHWRWHWGAGELLNNGVHFLDLARWGLGVDYPIRVSSMGGRYHFNDDQETPDTQVVNYDFAEGKTVSWEARSCNPRGIEGETTGVTFHGTEGTMHLGNNKYIVYDFDDNVVVDSEDDNGDIDFTGPGFDLDEDHITNFTECVQTGEKPVTDIRDANKSVHICHLGNIAYRKQRMLTIAPHNGRIVGDDDAMKLWRREYEPGWEPSI
- a CDS encoding Gfo/Idh/MocA family protein, translating into MQKIDRRKFLELTSVLSGTALLANQMPWFDIFNTKSKASNRPSDTVRIGFIGTGSRGKTLIKNVQSLKTHMNIEIPAVCDVWEPHLDEAVALTDGAQGFEDYREMLDKVPMDGVIIATPLHEHAHQTVHSMQSGCHVFCEKAMARTLDDVKWMYDSHLEENKILLIGHQRLFSPVYLKALKEINEGKIGPITMLRANWHRNTEWLFYEVPGGRGTELDRFRNWRLYDEYSAGMLTELGSHHFQIANWVLGQQPLNVMGHGSINFFKDGREVWDNFALVFEYPDGIHFAYDCITSNQHHGMQFNVLGNEGTMSLENNLRYSEEPPSPPAIQQLISDIHSRMFDTVPIGGATWVIEGEQTGGEFISDEWDLNETLLYLEGFIEFIKKGKAPEKLTLEGYNASTWTLLAEEATKTGRKIELPKKYLVTG